In one Sander lucioperca isolate FBNREF2018 chromosome 7, SLUC_FBN_1.2, whole genome shotgun sequence genomic region, the following are encoded:
- the LOC116038372 gene encoding UDP-glucuronosyltransferase 2B4-like isoform X3, translated as MPASHATRRSLREVSMKVPQSSLITFALLLIQLSSASGGKILVFPLDGSHWVNMKVLIQELHAQGHEVTVVRASDSWYVSEKSPLYTSITVPSPGGFEENYFKAFLSRQLEIRLQGKHTSFWSKIWTHIQIEQLVVNQMSQLHKGMSEMIIQMFEDKNLMQSFHEAKYDVVLTDPGIGVGAMLAHRLQMTFPQRIKNVLSYIFGMYTMSYITEPHYKPVVKKYFGPSVDYSTFFLDADIWLMRNDFVFEFPRPTMPNIVYIAGFQCKPPKPLPVDLEEFVQSSGDHGVIMMTLGTLVEKLPQDVAEEIAAAFSQLPQKVVWRYIGQKPANLGNNTLLVNWLPQNDLLGHPKTRVFVTHGGTNGVQETIYHGVPVVGLPLFFDQADNLSRIKAKGGAVIVDIAELDRHMFADALMTALYNSSYRENMQKLSRLHRDQPLKPLDQAVFWIEYVIRHKGARHLQTQSNKMSWFVYNSVDVLAALLAVALLITFTCISIVRLLWRFVFVGTKVKHE; from the exons ATGCCAGCCAGTCATGCAACTAGGAG GTCTCTGAGGGAAGTCAGTATGAAGGTGCCTCAATCGTCTCTGATCACCTTTGCTCTACTGTTGATTCAACTATCCAGTGCATCTGGGGGCAAAATCCTGGTGTTCCCATTGGATGGAAGCCATTGGGTAAACATGAAAGTACTCATACAGGAACTGCATGCCCAAGGCCATGAGGTCACTGTGGTTCGTGCGTCCGATAGCTGGTACGTCAGCGAAAAGTCTCCTCTCTACACCTCTATCACTGTTCCCAGCCCTGGTGGATTTGAggaaaactactttaaagcatTTTTGTCTCGACAGCTGGAGATCCGGCTTCAGGGTAAGCATACATCTTTTTGGTCTAAAATCTGGACTCATATTCAGATTGAGCAGCTGGTTGTGAACCAGATGTCTCAGCTCCATAAGGGAATGAGTGAAATGATCATTCAGATGTTTGAAGATAAAAACCTGATGCAGTCTTTCCATGAAGCCAAATATGACGTGGTTCTGACCGACCCCGGCATCGGCGTAGGGGCAATGCTGGCACATCGGCTCCAA ATGACCTTCCCtcaaagaataaagaatgtTTTGAGTTATATTTTTGGTATGTACACAATGTCATACATCACAGAACCTCATTACAAACCAGTAGTTAAGAAGTACTTTGGTCCCAGTGTGGATTACTCAACATTTTTCTTGGATGCAGATATATGGCTTATGAGGAATGAttttgtctttgaatttccacgTCCAACAATGCCAAATATAGTCTACATTGCTGGATTTCAGTGCAAGCCCCCAAAGCCACTCCCTGTAGACCTGGAGGAGTTTGTCCAGAGCTCTGGAGACCATGGGGTCATTATGATGACCTTAGGAACTTTAGTCGAGAAGCTTCCTCAAGATGTCGCTGAGGAGATTGCTGCAGCCTTTTCCCAGCTGCCTCAGAAGGTTGTATGGAGGTATATTGGACAGAAGCCAGCCAACCTGGGCAACAACACATTATTGGTTAACTGGCTGCCACAGAACGACCTCTTAGGACATCCCAAAACTAGAGTGTTTGTCACCCACGGAGGCACAAACGGGGTTCAGGAGACAATTTACCATGGAGTTCCTGTAGTTGGACTTCCCTTATTCTTTGATCAGGCCGATAACCTCTCCAGAATCAAAGCAAAGGGAGGAGCTGTGATTGTGGATATTGCCGAGCTTGATAGACACATGTTTGCAGATGCCCTGATGACAGCTCTTTACAATTCATCTTACAGGGAAAATATGCAGAAGCTCTCAAGGCTGCACAGAGATCAGCCCCTGAAACCACTGGACCAGGCAGTGTTTTGGATAGAATATGTCATCAGACATAAAGGAGCCCGTCATCTGCAGACACAGTCTAACAAAATGTCCTGGTTTGTTTACAACTCTGTTGATGTGCTCGCTGCTTTGTTGGCAGTTGCTTTGCTTATAACATTCACCTGCATTTCAATTGTAAGGTTACTCtggagatttgtttttgttgggaCAAAGGTTAAACATGAATAA
- the LOC116038372 gene encoding UDP-glucuronosyltransferase 2C1-like isoform X1 translates to MPASHATRRSLREVSMKVPQSSLITFALLLIQLSSASGGKILVFPLDGSHWVNMKVLIQELHAQGHEVTVVRASDSWYVSEKSPLYTSITVPSPGGFEENYFKAFLSRQLEIRLQGKHTSFWSKIWTHIQIEQLVVNQMSQLHKGMSEMIIQMFEDKNLMQSFHEAKYDVVLTDPGIGVGAMLAHRLQVPLVFNVRWTIQGEAHFLIAPSPLSYIPFTATELTDKMTFPQRIKNVLSYIFGMYTMSYITEPHYKPVVKKYFGPSVDYSTFFLDADIWLMRNDFVFEFPRPTMPNIVYIAGFQCKPPKPLPVDLEEFVQSSGDHGVIMMTLGTLVEKLPQDVAEEIAAAFSQLPQKVVWRYIGQKPANLGNNTLLVNWLPQNDLLGHPKTRVFVTHGGTNGVQETIYHGVPVVGLPLFFDQADNLSRIKAKGGAVIVDIAELDRHMFADALMTALYNSSYRENMQKLSRLHRDQPLKPLDQAVFWIEYVIRHKGARHLQTQSNKMSWFVYNSVDVLAALLAVALLITFTCISIVRLLWRFVFVGTKVKHE, encoded by the exons ATGCCAGCCAGTCATGCAACTAGGAG GTCTCTGAGGGAAGTCAGTATGAAGGTGCCTCAATCGTCTCTGATCACCTTTGCTCTACTGTTGATTCAACTATCCAGTGCATCTGGGGGCAAAATCCTGGTGTTCCCATTGGATGGAAGCCATTGGGTAAACATGAAAGTACTCATACAGGAACTGCATGCCCAAGGCCATGAGGTCACTGTGGTTCGTGCGTCCGATAGCTGGTACGTCAGCGAAAAGTCTCCTCTCTACACCTCTATCACTGTTCCCAGCCCTGGTGGATTTGAggaaaactactttaaagcatTTTTGTCTCGACAGCTGGAGATCCGGCTTCAGGGTAAGCATACATCTTTTTGGTCTAAAATCTGGACTCATATTCAGATTGAGCAGCTGGTTGTGAACCAGATGTCTCAGCTCCATAAGGGAATGAGTGAAATGATCATTCAGATGTTTGAAGATAAAAACCTGATGCAGTCTTTCCATGAAGCCAAATATGACGTGGTTCTGACCGACCCCGGCATCGGCGTAGGGGCAATGCTGGCACATCGGCTCCAAGTTCCTCTTGTTTTCAATGTCCGATGGACCATTCAAGGTGAAGCTCATTTCCTTATTGCCCCCTCACCTCTGTCATACATTCCTTTCACTGCAACAGAGTTGACAGATAAGATGACCTTCCCtcaaagaataaagaatgtTTTGAGTTATATTTTTGGTATGTACACAATGTCATACATCACAGAACCTCATTACAAACCAGTAGTTAAGAAGTACTTTGGTCCCAGTGTGGATTACTCAACATTTTTCTTGGATGCAGATATATGGCTTATGAGGAATGAttttgtctttgaatttccacgTCCAACAATGCCAAATATAGTCTACATTGCTGGATTTCAGTGCAAGCCCCCAAAGCCACTCCCTGTAGACCTGGAGGAGTTTGTCCAGAGCTCTGGAGACCATGGGGTCATTATGATGACCTTAGGAACTTTAGTCGAGAAGCTTCCTCAAGATGTCGCTGAGGAGATTGCTGCAGCCTTTTCCCAGCTGCCTCAGAAGGTTGTATGGAGGTATATTGGACAGAAGCCAGCCAACCTGGGCAACAACACATTATTGGTTAACTGGCTGCCACAGAACGACCTCTTAGGACATCCCAAAACTAGAGTGTTTGTCACCCACGGAGGCACAAACGGGGTTCAGGAGACAATTTACCATGGAGTTCCTGTAGTTGGACTTCCCTTATTCTTTGATCAGGCCGATAACCTCTCCAGAATCAAAGCAAAGGGAGGAGCTGTGATTGTGGATATTGCCGAGCTTGATAGACACATGTTTGCAGATGCCCTGATGACAGCTCTTTACAATTCATCTTACAGGGAAAATATGCAGAAGCTCTCAAGGCTGCACAGAGATCAGCCCCTGAAACCACTGGACCAGGCAGTGTTTTGGATAGAATATGTCATCAGACATAAAGGAGCCCGTCATCTGCAGACACAGTCTAACAAAATGTCCTGGTTTGTTTACAACTCTGTTGATGTGCTCGCTGCTTTGTTGGCAGTTGCTTTGCTTATAACATTCACCTGCATTTCAATTGTAAGGTTACTCtggagatttgtttttgttgggaCAAAGGTTAAACATGAATAA
- the LOC116038372 gene encoding UDP-glucuronosyltransferase 2C1-like isoform X2: protein MKVPQSSLITFALLLIQLSSASGGKILVFPLDGSHWVNMKVLIQELHAQGHEVTVVRASDSWYVSEKSPLYTSITVPSPGGFEENYFKAFLSRQLEIRLQGKHTSFWSKIWTHIQIEQLVVNQMSQLHKGMSEMIIQMFEDKNLMQSFHEAKYDVVLTDPGIGVGAMLAHRLQVPLVFNVRWTIQGEAHFLIAPSPLSYIPFTATELTDKMTFPQRIKNVLSYIFGMYTMSYITEPHYKPVVKKYFGPSVDYSTFFLDADIWLMRNDFVFEFPRPTMPNIVYIAGFQCKPPKPLPVDLEEFVQSSGDHGVIMMTLGTLVEKLPQDVAEEIAAAFSQLPQKVVWRYIGQKPANLGNNTLLVNWLPQNDLLGHPKTRVFVTHGGTNGVQETIYHGVPVVGLPLFFDQADNLSRIKAKGGAVIVDIAELDRHMFADALMTALYNSSYRENMQKLSRLHRDQPLKPLDQAVFWIEYVIRHKGARHLQTQSNKMSWFVYNSVDVLAALLAVALLITFTCISIVRLLWRFVFVGTKVKHE, encoded by the coding sequence ATGAAGGTGCCTCAATCGTCTCTGATCACCTTTGCTCTACTGTTGATTCAACTATCCAGTGCATCTGGGGGCAAAATCCTGGTGTTCCCATTGGATGGAAGCCATTGGGTAAACATGAAAGTACTCATACAGGAACTGCATGCCCAAGGCCATGAGGTCACTGTGGTTCGTGCGTCCGATAGCTGGTACGTCAGCGAAAAGTCTCCTCTCTACACCTCTATCACTGTTCCCAGCCCTGGTGGATTTGAggaaaactactttaaagcatTTTTGTCTCGACAGCTGGAGATCCGGCTTCAGGGTAAGCATACATCTTTTTGGTCTAAAATCTGGACTCATATTCAGATTGAGCAGCTGGTTGTGAACCAGATGTCTCAGCTCCATAAGGGAATGAGTGAAATGATCATTCAGATGTTTGAAGATAAAAACCTGATGCAGTCTTTCCATGAAGCCAAATATGACGTGGTTCTGACCGACCCCGGCATCGGCGTAGGGGCAATGCTGGCACATCGGCTCCAAGTTCCTCTTGTTTTCAATGTCCGATGGACCATTCAAGGTGAAGCTCATTTCCTTATTGCCCCCTCACCTCTGTCATACATTCCTTTCACTGCAACAGAGTTGACAGATAAGATGACCTTCCCtcaaagaataaagaatgtTTTGAGTTATATTTTTGGTATGTACACAATGTCATACATCACAGAACCTCATTACAAACCAGTAGTTAAGAAGTACTTTGGTCCCAGTGTGGATTACTCAACATTTTTCTTGGATGCAGATATATGGCTTATGAGGAATGAttttgtctttgaatttccacgTCCAACAATGCCAAATATAGTCTACATTGCTGGATTTCAGTGCAAGCCCCCAAAGCCACTCCCTGTAGACCTGGAGGAGTTTGTCCAGAGCTCTGGAGACCATGGGGTCATTATGATGACCTTAGGAACTTTAGTCGAGAAGCTTCCTCAAGATGTCGCTGAGGAGATTGCTGCAGCCTTTTCCCAGCTGCCTCAGAAGGTTGTATGGAGGTATATTGGACAGAAGCCAGCCAACCTGGGCAACAACACATTATTGGTTAACTGGCTGCCACAGAACGACCTCTTAGGACATCCCAAAACTAGAGTGTTTGTCACCCACGGAGGCACAAACGGGGTTCAGGAGACAATTTACCATGGAGTTCCTGTAGTTGGACTTCCCTTATTCTTTGATCAGGCCGATAACCTCTCCAGAATCAAAGCAAAGGGAGGAGCTGTGATTGTGGATATTGCCGAGCTTGATAGACACATGTTTGCAGATGCCCTGATGACAGCTCTTTACAATTCATCTTACAGGGAAAATATGCAGAAGCTCTCAAGGCTGCACAGAGATCAGCCCCTGAAACCACTGGACCAGGCAGTGTTTTGGATAGAATATGTCATCAGACATAAAGGAGCCCGTCATCTGCAGACACAGTCTAACAAAATGTCCTGGTTTGTTTACAACTCTGTTGATGTGCTCGCTGCTTTGTTGGCAGTTGCTTTGCTTATAACATTCACCTGCATTTCAATTGTAAGGTTACTCtggagatttgtttttgttgggaCAAAGGTTAAACATGAATAA